A part of Desulfotomaculum nigrificans DSM 574 genomic DNA contains:
- a CDS encoding benzoate/H(+) symporter BenE family transporter, which translates to MNNGILEKGYNISESLKLVFTNLNFPRLTTGLIGALFSSMGPGMIVMSAAKDGKLTEAMAISWIFAIFFFAGIATMFMSLYYRTPVVIAFSIPGSVLIGKYLQSGGTIEMAVGVYIAIGVLVIILTATGIIKNLIEHIPVSIMLGMVAGVLLSFGMNAFTSALKMPAIYGVMVAVFFLWYSIKRFSKSVPGVVVAMVIGVVLLKSAGLLKSVPVAWEIAHPVFVSPSFDFKSLISLGVPLFFMVVGVQNIQAVGVLLSRGYTPPINAMYTVPSIMTFFNAFCAGHTAVTAGPSTAICSSDMAGTKEYRWIASFFEGVFWVIIGLLAKVGVESAKLAPKEFMQVVAGLAMFEVFISVFEGAFSHKFRKGAMAAFFIAASNISLLQIGSPFWAIVFGILVSLIAERQDFKKESADTEVTAGTQAA; encoded by the coding sequence ATGAATAATGGGATTTTGGAAAAAGGCTATAACATATCGGAAAGCCTTAAGCTGGTATTTACCAATCTTAATTTTCCTCGTCTAACTACTGGCTTAATTGGGGCATTATTCAGCAGCATGGGACCTGGCATGATTGTCATGAGTGCAGCTAAAGACGGAAAACTTACTGAGGCCATGGCAATATCCTGGATTTTTGCAATATTCTTTTTTGCCGGTATTGCTACTATGTTTATGTCCCTTTACTACCGGACACCGGTGGTAATTGCCTTTAGTATTCCCGGGTCGGTTCTTATAGGTAAGTATCTGCAATCTGGTGGCACCATTGAAATGGCTGTAGGGGTTTATATTGCTATCGGGGTGCTGGTGATTATTCTAACTGCCACCGGTATAATTAAAAATCTCATTGAGCATATTCCCGTATCGATTATGTTAGGTATGGTGGCAGGGGTATTGCTTAGCTTTGGAATGAATGCATTCACAAGTGCACTAAAAATGCCCGCAATTTATGGTGTAATGGTAGCGGTGTTTTTCCTGTGGTACAGCATTAAGCGGTTCTCCAAGTCGGTTCCCGGTGTAGTGGTGGCCATGGTAATCGGGGTTGTCCTTCTAAAGTCTGCCGGGTTGCTCAAGAGTGTACCGGTAGCCTGGGAAATCGCCCACCCGGTATTTGTTTCGCCAAGTTTTGATTTTAAAAGTCTAATTTCCCTAGGTGTACCACTCTTCTTCATGGTGGTCGGCGTACAAAACATTCAGGCAGTGGGAGTGTTGCTTTCCAGAGGTTATACTCCACCCATCAACGCCATGTATACTGTGCCTTCAATTATGACCTTCTTCAATGCTTTTTGTGCAGGGCATACTGCGGTTACGGCCGGCCCCAGTACAGCCATCTGCTCCAGTGATATGGCCGGTACCAAGGAATATCGTTGGATTGCTTCCTTCTTTGAAGGGGTGTTCTGGGTGATAATTGGTCTTCTGGCCAAGGTAGGTGTAGAAAGTGCCAAACTGGCGCCGAAGGAGTTTATGCAGGTTGTGGCTGGACTGGCTATGTTTGAAGTTTTTATCAGCGTCTTTGAGGGAGCATTCAGTCATAAGTTCCGCAAGGGAGCCATGGCAGCTTTCTTTATCGCTGCTTCAAACATTTCTCTACTGCAAATTGGTTCACCCTTCTGGGCCATTGTCTTTGGCATATTAGTATCTTTAATTGCTGAGAGACAGGACTTCAAAAAAGAATCTGCAGATACTGAGGTTACAGCTGGTACTCAGGCTGCTTAA
- a CDS encoding energy-coupling factor ABC transporter permease produces MHMADALISPVVGGTMWAATAGVAAYSMKKIQNDMDEKKIPLMGVMGAFVFAAQMINFSIPGTGSSGHLGGGMLLSVLLGPYAGFLTMASILLIQALFFADGGILAFGCNVFNLGFYTCFIAYPFIFKRFMRNGYTPGRIFSASMVSAILGLQMGAFSVVIETLLSGKTELPFGTFVLLMQPIHIAIGVVEGLVTAAIVTFVWKARPEIIEKAAIGEAIGSISIKKVLVGFGFVALITGGVFSWFASTHPDGLEWSMFKTAGKEELETPKGIHQTLSDIQNKIAFLPDYNFKAAEGKKEQSTGAEEAWPAVSGGTSISGLVGGAMTLVLAAVTGFLVSLFKRRNKTAGLHKIDSPGRGV; encoded by the coding sequence ATGCACATGGCAGACGCATTGATTTCACCTGTTGTTGGTGGAACCATGTGGGCTGCAACTGCAGGTGTCGCAGCTTATTCCATGAAGAAAATTCAGAATGACATGGACGAAAAAAAGATACCATTGATGGGGGTAATGGGAGCGTTTGTTTTTGCTGCCCAGATGATTAACTTTTCAATACCGGGAACTGGTTCAAGCGGACACCTTGGAGGAGGAATGCTGCTTTCGGTACTGCTCGGCCCTTACGCCGGGTTTCTGACCATGGCCTCCATTCTTTTGATTCAGGCATTATTTTTTGCTGATGGAGGAATTTTGGCTTTTGGCTGTAATGTGTTTAATCTTGGTTTTTATACTTGCTTTATTGCCTACCCATTCATTTTTAAGCGATTTATGAGAAATGGCTATACTCCGGGGCGTATTTTCAGCGCATCTATGGTGTCGGCAATCCTTGGACTTCAAATGGGTGCCTTTAGTGTAGTAATTGAGACGTTGTTATCAGGGAAAACAGAATTGCCTTTTGGTACCTTTGTGCTGTTGATGCAGCCTATCCACATCGCTATAGGCGTGGTTGAAGGGCTTGTAACGGCAGCAATTGTTACATTTGTTTGGAAAGCACGTCCTGAAATTATAGAGAAGGCTGCAATTGGTGAGGCAATTGGCAGCATATCCATAAAGAAGGTGCTTGTAGGATTTGGATTTGTAGCACTGATAACAGGAGGCGTTTTTTCCTGGTTCGCTTCCACTCACCCCGACGGGCTAGAATGGTCAATGTTCAAGACCGCAGGCAAGGAGGAACTTGAAACGCCAAAGGGAATTCACCAGACACTTTCGGATATTCAGAACAAAATCGCATTTCTGCCTGATTACAACTTTAAAGCAGCAGAAGGTAAAAAAGAACAAAGTACAGGAGCAGAAGAGGCGTGGCCTGCCGTCAGCGGTGGAACCAGCATATCTGGACTTGTGGGAGGGGCAATGACACTTGTGCTGGCGGCTGTTACTGGCTTCCTTGTAAGCCTTTTTAAACGGAGAAATAAAACAGCAGGACTACATAAGATTGATAGTCCGGGGCGGGGCGTATAA